One genomic window of Candidatus Minimicrobia sp. QA0096 includes the following:
- the rsmA gene encoding 16S rRNA (adenine(1518)-N(6)/adenine(1519)-N(6))-dimethyltransferase RsmA yields MASSRGPKKSLGQHWLKDPEILADIAEAAELTSDDVVLEIGPGLGTLTSRLLARANSVTAVEFDADLARKLPGQFPGKKLTVVNQDILQFDLNQLPKNYKVVANVPYYITSKIVEKLMTAENKPSIAVLLVQKEVAERIAAEAGNMSVLSVSVQIFAEAELDIEVPRQFFTPPPKVDSQVVFLRTRNNPLITPEDQRDFFRIVKAGFSAKRKKLRSSLSGGLRIDKIVAEELLKNAGISPDARAEDLAIEDWKRLLKEWRLR; encoded by the coding sequence ATGGCTTCTTCTCGTGGACCAAAAAAATCGCTTGGACAGCATTGGCTGAAAGATCCGGAGATTTTGGCGGATATTGCTGAAGCGGCCGAATTGACGAGTGATGATGTTGTACTGGAGATTGGACCGGGACTTGGTACTTTGACTAGTCGCTTGTTGGCTCGGGCTAATTCGGTGACCGCCGTAGAGTTTGATGCGGATTTGGCGAGAAAACTACCAGGGCAATTTCCTGGGAAAAAATTAACTGTCGTAAATCAAGATATATTGCAATTTGATCTGAATCAATTGCCAAAAAATTACAAAGTCGTAGCTAACGTCCCATATTACATTACCAGTAAAATTGTTGAAAAATTGATGACTGCGGAAAATAAGCCGAGCATCGCGGTGCTGTTGGTGCAAAAAGAAGTTGCCGAGAGAATTGCGGCAGAGGCTGGGAATATGAGTGTTCTGTCTGTGAGCGTTCAGATTTTTGCCGAAGCGGAGTTGGATATTGAAGTTCCTAGACAGTTTTTTACGCCACCGCCAAAAGTTGACTCGCAGGTTGTGTTTTTAAGAACTCGTAATAATCCGTTAATTACTCCAGAAGATCAGAGAGATTTTTTCCGCATTGTTAAGGCTGGATTTTCTGCTAAGCGAAAGAAGTTACGTTCCAGCTTGAGTGGTGGTTTGAGGATTGATAAGATTGTGGCGGAAGAATTGCTGAAAAATGCAGGAATTTCACCAGATGCTCGCGCTGAAGATTTAGCGATTGAAGATTGGAAGAGGCTACTGAAAGAGTGGCGTCTGCGATAA
- a CDS encoding TatD family hydrolase, whose translation MIEADKKSSTEGLRLIDSHCHLHDTEFFTDNRERFYQDTIAEKIGMICVGTDQKSSRQAVEFAADHKFVWAAIGVHPHDTKDGWGDVKTLLENKTENSPIVAIGEIGLDYYYNNSPRETQIEGLEAQLQMAIDYDLPVSFHVRDGAKDRPSVWDDFWPIFDNFPGLRGVLHSFTDTRENLEKGFSRNLYVGLNGISTFTKDQLQKELFASIPLERLVLETDAPFLTPAPFRGNINKPEYVRLVAEYWAKQRNIDFDVLSQATLRNTKELFGI comes from the coding sequence ATGATTGAGGCTGATAAGAAAAGTTCGACTGAGGGTTTACGCCTGATAGATTCGCATTGTCATTTGCACGATACGGAATTTTTTACGGATAATCGCGAGCGGTTTTATCAAGACACCATTGCTGAAAAAATCGGGATGATTTGTGTTGGTACTGATCAGAAAAGTAGTCGGCAGGCTGTGGAATTTGCTGCGGATCATAAATTTGTTTGGGCGGCAATTGGCGTTCATCCGCACGATACGAAAGATGGCTGGGGAGATGTCAAAACTTTGCTGGAGAATAAGACGGAAAATTCTCCGATTGTGGCAATTGGTGAGATTGGGCTTGATTATTATTACAACAACAGTCCGCGGGAAACACAAATTGAGGGCTTGGAGGCGCAACTTCAAATGGCAATAGATTATGATTTGCCGGTAAGTTTTCATGTTCGCGATGGCGCAAAGGATCGGCCGTCAGTTTGGGATGACTTTTGGCCAATCTTCGATAATTTTCCTGGACTGCGCGGCGTGTTGCATAGTTTTACAGATACGCGTGAAAATTTGGAAAAAGGTTTTTCGCGAAATTTATACGTTGGACTTAATGGAATTAGTACATTCACAAAGGATCAATTGCAGAAAGAATTGTTCGCTTCAATCCCGCTGGAGCGATTAGTGCTAGAAACTGACGCGCCATTCTTGACACCAGCGCCATTTCGTGGTAATATAAACAAGCCAGAATATGTGAGATTGGTGGCTGAATATTGGGCGAAGCAGCGAAATATTGATTTTGATGTTTTAAGCCAGGCTACTCTTCGCAATACAAAAGAACTTTTTGGCATTTGA
- a CDS encoding YdcF family protein, which produces MIHKLVGLIIFAALVIFGLSAYLSPNDLGKCQSVGEGNCRKADAIVVVSGGDTNARTDEAIKLYKEGWAPLIVVSGAAADKTGPSNAKAMYQRAINSGVPEKAIVMDESSETTRQNATEVKKIVDSRKIEDVILVTSGYHMRRAQLEFSAQFNDVKIRSHPVASDKNWSSLWWLTPWGWWLAMGELMRIGLFAMGLSR; this is translated from the coding sequence ATGATCCATAAACTAGTTGGCTTGATTATTTTTGCTGCTTTGGTGATTTTTGGGCTTAGCGCATATTTGTCGCCGAATGATTTGGGAAAATGTCAAAGCGTGGGCGAAGGCAATTGTCGTAAGGCTGATGCAATAGTTGTTGTCAGCGGTGGCGATACGAATGCGCGAACCGACGAGGCTATTAAACTGTATAAAGAAGGTTGGGCGCCGTTGATTGTTGTGTCGGGCGCAGCGGCCGATAAAACTGGCCCGTCCAATGCTAAGGCTATGTACCAGCGAGCGATTAACAGCGGCGTTCCCGAGAAAGCCATTGTTATGGACGAGTCTTCCGAAACGACCAGACAAAACGCCACTGAAGTGAAGAAAATTGTCGATTCGCGAAAAATTGAAGATGTGATTCTGGTGACAAGTGGTTATCATATGCGTCGGGCGCAACTCGAATTTTCAGCGCAATTTAACGACGTGAAGATTCGAAGCCATCCAGTTGCTTCTGATAAAAACTGGAGTTCATTGTGGTGGTTAACGCCGTGGGGCTGGTGGCTAGCAATGGGTGAATTAATGAGAATTGGGCTATTTGCTATGGGGTTGTCCAGATGA
- the metG gene encoding methionine--tRNA ligase, whose translation MTKKHAYITTAIPYVNGLPHIGHAMDYMLADVWARYSRQNGREVRFQAGVDEHGNKIAAKASSQNQTPQEYVDQTHVNFKKMIAELNISVTDFIRTTDTHHVAAVQYIWQKLVEAGYIYKGSYEGWYCQGCEAFVTDKEAADNDGVCPDHQTPYQRLSEENYYFKTSAFSDNIRQAIESNKMRIVPEFRKKEFLELMKDGLKDVSVSRPRKNLSWGVPVPGDDNQVMYVWLDALSNYITVIGYPDRPEEWQSFWPADVQVIGKDILRFHAGIWPAMLMALDLPLPKVLLVHGFINSGGMKMSKSLGNGVGPADIIPDYGAEAFRYYFLRHVPTQDDGDFTWEKFEAAYNGELGNDLGNLVQRVAKMVQSYQAGVIGDAPQSEHDMGPYRQAMESYMFDQAMDEIWLIVRSLNQYIERVQPWQVAKNRDKDPEAESHLSEILAHACGTLLQVSDMLRPFMPQTAEKIHDMFASGVVPSELTPLFPRKYIHTPDPRAPKAESQVK comes from the coding sequence ATGACTAAGAAACACGCTTACATCACTACCGCTATTCCTTACGTAAACGGCTTGCCGCACATTGGGCACGCTATGGATTATATGTTGGCAGACGTGTGGGCGCGTTATTCCAGACAGAACGGGCGTGAAGTTCGTTTTCAAGCTGGCGTGGATGAGCATGGTAATAAAATTGCCGCCAAAGCTTCCAGCCAAAATCAAACACCTCAAGAATACGTCGACCAAACGCACGTCAATTTTAAGAAGATGATAGCTGAGCTGAATATTTCAGTGACTGATTTTATTCGAACGACTGACACGCATCACGTTGCTGCAGTGCAGTATATTTGGCAAAAACTCGTTGAGGCTGGCTATATTTACAAAGGTTCATATGAAGGCTGGTATTGTCAGGGTTGTGAAGCTTTCGTTACAGATAAGGAAGCCGCCGATAATGACGGAGTTTGTCCAGATCATCAAACTCCGTACCAGCGTTTGAGTGAGGAAAATTACTATTTTAAGACAAGCGCTTTTTCGGACAACATTCGCCAGGCAATTGAGTCAAATAAAATGAGAATCGTGCCTGAATTCCGTAAAAAAGAGTTTTTGGAGTTGATGAAAGACGGTCTGAAAGACGTGTCGGTTTCTCGTCCGCGTAAAAATCTTAGCTGGGGCGTGCCGGTTCCTGGTGATGATAATCAAGTCATGTACGTCTGGTTGGACGCTTTGAGCAATTACATTACGGTTATCGGTTATCCTGATCGTCCAGAAGAGTGGCAATCATTCTGGCCGGCTGACGTGCAGGTTATCGGTAAGGATATTCTTCGTTTCCACGCTGGTATTTGGCCAGCAATGCTCATGGCGTTAGATTTACCACTTCCAAAGGTTCTGCTTGTTCATGGATTTATCAATTCTGGCGGAATGAAAATGTCAAAGAGTCTCGGAAATGGTGTTGGTCCAGCCGATATTATTCCAGATTACGGAGCCGAGGCGTTTCGATATTACTTCTTGCGCCACGTACCTACTCAGGATGACGGCGACTTTACTTGGGAAAAGTTTGAAGCTGCGTATAATGGTGAGCTTGGTAATGATTTGGGTAATTTGGTTCAGCGAGTCGCTAAAATGGTACAGAGTTATCAAGCTGGCGTTATTGGCGATGCTCCACAATCAGAACACGATATGGGACCGTATCGTCAGGCGATGGAAAGTTATATGTTCGATCAAGCAATGGATGAAATTTGGCTAATTGTTCGCTCTTTGAATCAATATATTGAGCGAGTTCAACCATGGCAAGTTGCTAAAAATCGTGATAAAGATCCAGAAGCGGAGTCGCATTTGAGTGAGATCTTGGCGCATGCTTGCGGTACGTTGCTGCAAGTGTCTGACATGCTTCGTCCATTTATGCCGCAAACTGCCGAGAAAATTCACGATATGTTTGCTAGCGGTGTCGTGCCGTCAGAATTGACGCCTTTGTTCCCGCGCAAATATATTCACACGCCGGATCCACGCGCTCCGAAAGCAGAATCTCAGGTTAAATAG
- the mnmA gene encoding tRNA 2-thiouridine(34) synthase MnmA, whose amino-acid sequence MSKKVFVGMSGGVDSSVAAALLVEQGYDVTGVYMKNWSEDLPGMHCPWAEDVADAKRVAVGLGIDFRVFDFQKEYKQNVVDYMIREYQAGRTPNPDIMCNQEVKFKIFLEASLAAGADYIATGHYARVAHESSSSAKLLRARDDNKDQTYFLYRVTSEALSKTIFPLGDFTKAEVREMAKGRGLWTASKKESMGICFVGQVGIREFLSEYVKTAPGNIIDQQAGSVVGKHDGAIFYTLGQRHGLNVGGGLPYYVVGKDMEKNEVYVSRSIDNDNLWRKELKLTDVHWINQPPRKDKDVQVRLRHRGTLFDAKIDGDIVHLSASERAVAAGQSAVIYDGDECLGGGIVKTD is encoded by the coding sequence ATGAGTAAAAAAGTTTTTGTTGGTATGTCTGGTGGCGTAGATTCATCTGTAGCTGCGGCGCTGTTGGTCGAGCAAGGCTATGATGTAACAGGAGTTTATATGAAAAACTGGTCGGAAGATCTTCCCGGAATGCATTGTCCGTGGGCGGAAGATGTTGCTGACGCCAAGCGTGTGGCGGTTGGCTTGGGCATTGATTTTCGAGTTTTTGATTTTCAGAAAGAATATAAACAAAACGTTGTCGATTACATGATTCGCGAATATCAAGCGGGTCGCACGCCAAATCCGGATATTATGTGTAATCAAGAAGTGAAGTTTAAGATATTTTTGGAGGCCTCGTTGGCGGCTGGAGCGGATTATATCGCGACAGGGCATTATGCGCGCGTTGCTCATGAATCGTCTTCGTCAGCCAAATTGTTACGCGCTCGTGATGATAATAAAGATCAAACGTATTTCTTATATCGAGTGACTTCGGAGGCTTTGTCAAAAACCATATTTCCGTTGGGCGATTTCACTAAAGCGGAAGTTCGTGAAATGGCGAAAGGGCGTGGTTTGTGGACGGCTAGTAAAAAAGAGTCGATGGGAATTTGTTTTGTTGGGCAAGTTGGAATTCGCGAATTTTTGTCGGAATATGTTAAAACTGCGCCAGGAAATATTATTGATCAGCAGGCGGGATCTGTCGTTGGTAAACATGACGGCGCAATTTTCTATACTCTTGGTCAGCGTCATGGTTTGAATGTTGGCGGCGGATTACCATACTATGTTGTGGGTAAAGATATGGAGAAAAATGAGGTTTACGTGTCGCGCTCGATTGATAATGATAATCTGTGGCGAAAAGAACTTAAATTGACAGATGTTCATTGGATAAATCAGCCGCCACGTAAAGATAAGGACGTACAAGTCCGGCTGCGTCATCGAGGCACTTTATTCGACGCGAAAATTGACGGAGATATTGTGCACCTTTCTGCTTCGGAGCGTGCCGTAGCCGCGGGTCAATCTGCGGTAATATATGATGGCGATGAATGTTTGGGTGGCGGAATCGTGAAAACAGATTGA
- a CDS encoding cysteine desulfurase family protein — translation MNKDYIYLDHAAATPMDPLVVEAMLPYFSEKFFNPSSPYALAIFTKREYQDAKARLARCLGVMADELIMTAGATESVNLAFNAANGVSLISAIEHDSVINSAKARSEVKLIPPMKNGRIDPNTVKKMLTPDVGFVSVALVNHELGYIQPIEEIAEIVKAERLRRQENGESLPLIFHTDASQAAALIDMKIKRLGVDLLTLSAAKVYGPKQVGLLWVRPGVTLKANIFGGGQELGLRSGTENVAGVVGFATALELAQKRRSAEVKRLRKLRENLVKDLKQAFPDMLISSDMKKSLVSFLNISFSGVDAERLVFLLESRGVLVATGSACAANSGTRSHVLASVGLSESEIDGSLRLTLGKLNNDENIKRAGEFIIEAVQAEMKRTRR, via the coding sequence GTGAATAAGGACTACATTTATCTTGATCATGCTGCTGCCACGCCAATGGATCCGTTGGTGGTTGAGGCGATGTTGCCATATTTTTCTGAAAAGTTTTTCAATCCGTCTAGTCCGTACGCTCTAGCAATATTTACAAAGCGTGAATATCAAGACGCGAAGGCTCGGCTGGCGCGCTGCTTGGGTGTGATGGCTGACGAATTGATAATGACAGCTGGAGCAACTGAGTCTGTCAATTTGGCATTCAATGCAGCAAATGGCGTAAGTTTAATTTCGGCAATTGAGCATGATTCGGTGATTAATTCCGCAAAAGCGCGTTCGGAGGTAAAGCTAATTCCGCCAATGAAAAATGGACGAATAGACCCGAACACGGTTAAAAAAATGTTAACGCCAGATGTTGGATTTGTTAGTGTTGCGCTGGTGAATCATGAGCTGGGCTACATCCAGCCAATTGAAGAAATTGCGGAAATTGTAAAGGCTGAGCGACTCAGGCGCCAAGAAAATGGCGAATCTTTACCGTTGATTTTTCACACAGATGCTTCGCAGGCGGCGGCTTTAATTGATATGAAGATTAAAAGGCTGGGTGTTGATTTATTGACATTATCTGCGGCGAAAGTTTATGGTCCAAAGCAAGTTGGTTTATTGTGGGTGCGACCTGGTGTTACGCTGAAAGCTAATATTTTTGGTGGTGGTCAAGAATTGGGTCTTCGCAGTGGAACTGAAAACGTTGCTGGCGTGGTTGGCTTTGCGACGGCTTTGGAATTGGCGCAAAAACGACGTTCCGCTGAAGTGAAGCGACTGCGAAAACTACGAGAAAATTTGGTAAAAGATTTGAAGCAAGCTTTTCCTGATATGTTGATATCGTCAGATATGAAAAAAAGTTTGGTGAGTTTTTTGAATATATCATTTTCTGGAGTTGACGCTGAAAGATTGGTGTTTTTATTAGAATCTCGTGGAGTTCTAGTGGCTACGGGTAGTGCTTGCGCGGCTAATTCTGGAACGCGTTCTCACGTACTAGCGAGTGTTGGTCTGAGCGAATCAGAGATTGACGGAAGTCTAAGGCTTACCTTAGGCAAGTTGAATAATGATGAGAATATAAAGCGAGCTGGCGAATTTATCATTGAAGCTGTGCAAGCGGAAATGAAGAGGACTCGTCGATGA
- a CDS encoding G5 domain-containing protein, translating to MIMRAKGLFFGKIIGLAVLVAIATPMISFADGKTSGEHLVRIYDRGEEKTIITNVLTVRQALRAAKITIDEKIDAVEPNIDMELTGAKYQVNIFRARPITIVDGNKRLKITTTEQTPALIAKAAGLTLYREDKTHFTNSDDLLVNGVGLVMKIERSKQRTITEEVDINFDIEQIKDDSQPIGFKSVKQLGEKGVRKVTYQIEVENEREISRKEVASEITKQSKKQIEIIGTKPKNPLTKSKGAQIFTDSKGVAHRETYYDLPMNIVIKACGSGGTYTVRTDGAKVDKDGYILVAANYGNYPRCSVVETSMGLGKVYDTGGFAAKHPHGFDLATDWTNGDGR from the coding sequence ATGATTATGCGCGCAAAAGGTTTATTTTTTGGAAAAATTATTGGATTAGCTGTGTTGGTTGCGATTGCGACTCCAATGATTTCGTTTGCTGACGGAAAGACTTCTGGTGAGCATTTGGTTCGTATTTATGATCGCGGCGAAGAAAAGACTATTATCACAAATGTATTGACCGTTCGGCAAGCTTTGCGTGCGGCTAAGATTACGATTGACGAAAAGATTGACGCGGTTGAGCCAAATATTGATATGGAATTGACCGGCGCAAAATACCAGGTCAATATTTTCCGCGCTCGTCCAATAACAATCGTCGATGGAAATAAACGCCTGAAAATAACCACTACAGAACAAACGCCGGCTTTGATTGCGAAGGCTGCTGGGCTGACTTTATACCGCGAAGATAAGACGCATTTTACGAATTCTGACGATCTTTTGGTGAACGGCGTGGGTCTGGTAATGAAGATTGAACGGTCAAAACAGCGAACAATAACCGAAGAAGTTGATATTAATTTTGATATTGAGCAGATCAAGGACGATTCTCAGCCGATTGGATTTAAGAGTGTTAAGCAGCTTGGGGAAAAAGGTGTGCGGAAGGTGACTTATCAGATTGAAGTAGAGAATGAGCGCGAGATTAGTCGTAAGGAAGTTGCTAGCGAAATCACAAAGCAGTCAAAGAAGCAGATTGAAATAATTGGTACGAAGCCTAAAAATCCATTGACGAAAAGTAAGGGTGCGCAGATATTTACCGACTCCAAGGGCGTAGCGCATCGCGAGACGTATTATGATTTGCCGATGAATATTGTGATAAAAGCTTGTGGTAGCGGCGGTACTTATACAGTGCGGACGGACGGCGCGAAGGTTGATAAGGATGGTTATATTTTGGTGGCGGCTAATTATGGTAATTATCCGCGATGTTCGGTAGTGGAGACAAGCATGGGTCTCGGAAAAGTCTATGACACTGGTGGATTTGCAGCCAAACATCCACACGGATTTGACTTGGCGACTGACTGGACGAATGGAGATGGTCGCTAA
- a CDS encoding alanine--tRNA ligase, producing MNAQKIRSKYLEFYKKQGHAVVERAPLILTNDPTTLFTGAGMQPMIPYLLGEAHPKGKRIADSQTCLRAQDIDDIGDNRHTTFFEMLGNWSLGDYFKEEQIGWMWTFLTEEIGLDPQKLYVTCFIGAPEYNIEKDVEAAKLWQKKFAEKGIDAKMADIGSEEQGASRGINPGERIFFYDGSKNWWSRNGGPETTPIGDPCGPDSEMFYEFDFIEHDPKFGENCHPNCDCGRFMEIGNNVFMAYKKVAEGKFEPLDKPNIDHGSGLERIAAATNNDPDVFKISLMWPIVEKLQDLSGKDYASHTESMRVIADHLRAATFMAVDGCVPSNKEQGYVMRRLLRRAIRYSFDLGIEQNFLQEVVPTIADLYEADFPEVKNSRDNIIAVLVKEEKAFRQTLRKGLRQMQRYIDDGLTGEELFTLYDTFGFPVELSTEEAYKQGIKLSDNWREEFTAKMNEQRQRSKTARKGQFSGGLEGHDSIHLKYHTATHLLGAALRKVLNAPDLQQHGSNITADRLRFDFNHDKLTPEEKQAVEDQVNAWIDEDLPVSFAVYPTDEALSMGAIGAFGERYGDEVKVYSIGKDGNIVSFEVCGGPHVEHTGVLSEDGKRFKITKEESSSAGIRRIKAVLR from the coding sequence ATGAATGCCCAAAAAATACGTAGTAAATATCTTGAATTTTATAAAAAACAGGGTCACGCCGTTGTTGAGCGTGCGCCGTTGATTTTAACTAATGATCCGACGACTTTATTTACGGGCGCCGGAATGCAGCCGATGATTCCGTACTTGCTTGGTGAGGCGCATCCCAAAGGCAAAAGAATTGCCGATTCTCAAACGTGTTTGCGAGCGCAGGACATCGACGATATTGGCGACAATCGTCATACAACGTTTTTTGAGATGCTTGGAAACTGGAGTTTGGGCGACTATTTTAAGGAAGAGCAAATTGGTTGGATGTGGACATTCTTAACCGAGGAGATTGGTCTTGATCCTCAGAAGTTATATGTAACTTGTTTTATTGGTGCGCCAGAATATAATATTGAAAAAGATGTTGAAGCGGCTAAATTGTGGCAGAAAAAGTTTGCGGAAAAAGGTATTGACGCAAAAATGGCAGATATCGGCAGCGAGGAGCAAGGTGCATCTCGCGGTATAAATCCGGGCGAAAGAATTTTCTTTTATGATGGTAGTAAAAACTGGTGGAGCCGTAATGGTGGTCCAGAAACTACTCCAATTGGTGATCCGTGTGGTCCAGATAGCGAAATGTTTTATGAGTTTGATTTCATTGAGCATGATCCAAAATTTGGTGAAAATTGTCATCCGAACTGTGATTGCGGTCGATTTATGGAGATTGGCAATAACGTATTTATGGCGTATAAAAAAGTTGCCGAGGGCAAATTTGAGCCACTTGATAAGCCAAATATTGACCATGGATCTGGACTTGAGCGAATCGCAGCTGCAACAAATAATGATCCTGATGTCTTCAAGATTAGCTTGATGTGGCCAATTGTTGAAAAACTGCAAGATCTGAGTGGCAAGGATTACGCTTCACACACCGAAAGTATGCGAGTGATTGCTGATCATTTGAGGGCTGCGACGTTTATGGCGGTTGATGGGTGTGTGCCAAGTAATAAAGAGCAGGGCTATGTGATGCGTCGTCTGCTCCGTCGGGCAATTCGTTATAGTTTTGACTTGGGGATCGAGCAGAATTTCCTGCAAGAAGTTGTGCCGACGATTGCTGATTTGTACGAGGCTGATTTTCCAGAGGTGAAGAATAGCCGTGATAATATAATTGCTGTCCTCGTTAAGGAAGAAAAAGCTTTTCGCCAGACTTTGAGAAAAGGTTTGCGACAAATGCAGCGCTACATTGACGATGGCTTGACTGGTGAAGAATTGTTCACTTTGTACGACACTTTCGGCTTCCCAGTGGAACTCAGTACGGAAGAGGCATATAAACAAGGAATTAAGCTTTCGGATAATTGGCGCGAGGAATTTACCGCGAAAATGAATGAGCAGCGACAGCGCTCTAAGACGGCTCGCAAGGGGCAATTCAGCGGCGGCTTGGAAGGTCACGACTCTATTCATCTGAAATATCACACGGCGACGCATTTGTTGGGTGCGGCGTTACGTAAGGTTTTGAATGCGCCAGATTTACAGCAGCACGGAAGTAATATTACCGCTGATCGATTGCGCTTTGATTTTAATCACGACAAATTGACACCTGAGGAAAAACAGGCGGTCGAAGATCAAGTTAACGCTTGGATTGATGAAGATTTGCCAGTTAGCTTTGCTGTTTATCCGACCGACGAGGCATTGAGCATGGGGGCAATTGGTGCATTCGGTGAGCGTTACGGTGATGAGGTTAAGGTCTATTCCATTGGCAAGGATGGTAACATTGTTAGCTTTGAAGTTTGCGGCGGTCCACACGTCGAACACACTGGAGTTTTGTCTGAAGATGGCAAGCGATTCAAAATCACCAAAGAAGAATCTAGTTCGGCTGGAATTCGTCGAATCAAGGCTGTTTTAAGATAG
- a CDS encoding cell division FtsA domain-containing protein, translated as MALKDMLKKSDKDSRELLVSLDIGTEVVKALIAEVKDDELKIIGVGRKQQEMGDMHSGAIADIAGVVANCEEALSEAEDQAGVQGKRVVIGIAGELVKGVTNTIRYRRPQPNKPLDIAEMEFIIEKVQERAQGKAQAQIALETGNEDVEVKLVNSALVSIHIDGYKVSNPISFQGRDVAVQIYTAFAPMVHIGALEKVADELALDLVAVAAEPFAVSRSVLGSDTDSNFTAILADIGGGTTDIAVVNDGGVEGTKMFGIGGRSFTRTIAADLDLSFKDAEKLKLNIDNENLKPSVKKKVDAAIDKTLEVWLSGVELALSDFDNVDYLPNRILLCGGGSSLQKITEALKTRRWPEDLPFTKKPVVQYINPSDITGIVDETGDISDHTFVTAMGLLRVGYDTIIGSQDGNSLVEKVNRLLKI; from the coding sequence ATGGCATTGAAAGACATGTTGAAGAAGTCTGATAAAGATAGTCGCGAACTATTGGTTAGCTTAGATATTGGTACGGAAGTGGTTAAGGCGTTGATCGCCGAAGTTAAAGACGACGAGCTGAAGATTATCGGCGTTGGTCGAAAACAGCAGGAAATGGGCGATATGCACAGCGGTGCGATTGCTGATATTGCTGGTGTTGTAGCGAATTGCGAAGAGGCTCTATCTGAAGCTGAGGATCAAGCTGGCGTTCAGGGTAAGCGAGTCGTTATTGGTATCGCGGGCGAATTAGTTAAGGGCGTTACGAATACTATTCGCTATCGTAGGCCACAGCCGAATAAGCCATTAGACATTGCCGAGATGGAGTTCATTATTGAGAAAGTTCAGGAGCGAGCCCAGGGAAAGGCTCAGGCTCAAATTGCACTAGAAACTGGCAATGAAGATGTTGAGGTGAAGCTGGTTAACTCGGCGTTGGTGAGTATTCATATTGATGGCTATAAAGTTTCAAATCCGATTAGTTTTCAAGGGCGAGATGTGGCGGTGCAGATTTACACGGCGTTTGCTCCGATGGTTCATATTGGCGCGCTGGAGAAGGTTGCTGACGAGCTTGCGCTGGATTTAGTGGCTGTGGCTGCTGAGCCATTTGCAGTGAGTAGGAGCGTTTTAGGATCGGATACGGATAGCAATTTCACGGCGATTCTAGCGGACATTGGTGGTGGCACGACGGATATTGCAGTTGTTAATGACGGCGGAGTCGAAGGCACAAAGATGTTTGGTATTGGTGGACGAAGTTTCACTAGAACTATTGCGGCTGACCTGGATTTAAGTTTCAAAGATGCAGAAAAGTTGAAGCTGAATATTGATAATGAGAATTTGAAGCCTAGCGTAAAGAAAAAAGTTGACGCGGCGATCGATAAGACTTTGGAAGTTTGGCTATCGGGTGTTGAATTGGCGCTGAGCGATTTTGATAATGTCGATTATTTGCCGAATAGGATTTTACTGTGTGGCGGCGGATCAAGCTTGCAAAAAATTACTGAAGCTCTGAAAACTCGACGCTGGCCAGAAGACCTGCCTTTTACTAAGAAACCAGTAGTTCAATATATCAATCCAAGCGATATTACAGGAATAGTTGACGAAACCG
- the rpsP gene encoding 30S ribosomal protein S16, with protein MLAIRLQRLGRKGYPVYRLAVQEAHRHPSSGRVVAYVGSYNPHTKESNIQVELAQKYLDNGAQPTPRVVKLLKEAGVKLPKWVKEVSADKHKAIRNPEKLRKNQPKEEPAEEVAE; from the coding sequence ATGCTAGCAATTCGTTTGCAACGTTTGGGTCGCAAAGGTTATCCAGTATATCGCTTGGCGGTACAAGAAGCACATCGTCATCCATCAAGTGGTCGTGTAGTCGCTTATGTCGGTAGCTACAATCCACACACTAAAGAATCAAATATCCAAGTTGAATTGGCTCAGAAATATTTGGACAATGGCGCACAGCCAACACCACGCGTAGTTAAGTTATTGAAAGAAGCTGGCGTTAAATTGCCAAAGTGGGTTAAGGAAGTTTCCGCTGACAAGCACAAAGCCATCCGTAATCCAGAAAAACTTCGCAAGAATCAACCAAAAGAAGAGCCAGCTGAAGAAGTAGCTGAATAA